From the bacterium genome, the window GTGGTCCGTGATGTGGATGTGGGGGGGTGCTTCGAAGGCCGGAGGTGGGGTGGTGCATGAATGTGAAAGTCGGGCCGGCCTTCTCGCAATGACGATGTGGCAAGCAATGAGGATGTGACCGCGATGAAGATGTGGGGGGAGTCGCGCATTGGGCCGTCAGGTCACACTTCGCGTCGGGTGTAGATATCGTCTGATGAATCGAGTAGCCGATTGAGAATGGCCGCGAAGCAGGACCTGACGGAACTTGCGCCTGAATTTACGGGCAGAAGTGGACTTCTACTTGCAAGAAAGAAAAACCGTCGCCCTGAGCGAAGTCGAAGGGCGACGGTAAGAAAATCAAAGGAGTCTCGCTAGCGGACATCGTAGCGGAGGAAGGCGAAAAATGCGCCGGCGAAGGCGAGCAGGCTGTAGAGTATCAGCAAGCCAGAATCGACGACAATCCCCTCGATCGTTTTTCCCAATTGTTGGATGGGATGAACGAAGGCAGGCATGTCGGAGAGGTCCAGTGTTGCCTGGTCGCGGGGACTCGAGAAGGACATCCCTTTATCCGAGGAGAATGAGATCGAAATCCCGCCCGGTGTGTCGCCGGTTTTGGTGTTGCTGTATTCGACAAACTCGGTGCGATACGTGTTAAGCGCATCTTCGTACCGTCGCTTCAGATCAAGATCGGTTCCGGCCAGAGACATAGCAGCGAGCTGATAAGCGGAGGCCGGGGAAACGCGCGAAAGCGAGAACGCGAGCTGTTCCTGGACGGTGCGGCGCTGAGAGAGATCAGCGTAGAGTTTCAGTTCATATTCATTGATGCTGTTTTCGACCAACTGACGGAGCGAGTCCTGCACCTGCAGGTGAGTCCACATGGCATCCTCGGTCATCGAATCAGGCTGTTCGGAGCGGTTGCTCGTGAAGAGGCTGTCGAGCGATTGATGGAAGGTGTGCCATTTATCTTTGGCGAAGGCGTCGCGCGCTCCCTGAATTTCGGCGACTGAGGGGACACGGACCATCTGTCCGGCGGCCAACACTCCGGCGCGAGGGATGATCAGGACAAAAAGCACCCAGACAACCAGCGAGACCAGAAACGAAACCGAGGATCTGCGGGTGAGTGCAGAGATCAGCAGGCCGATCACGATAAACGTGGTGAAAAAGAGGAGAGACACGAGCATCAGCAGGCCGATCCTGATCCAGTGCTCGGTGGTCAACGAGACACCAGCCAACAGGACCATAAGCAAAGAAAGCAGGAGAGCGAGAAAAATGGGTGTCACCAGGCCGAGCCATGCGCCGATTCCCTTCGCAAGGAGATATTGCGCGCGGGGGACGGCGTTCGAGAAAACGAGCAGCAGGGTGCCGGATTCTCGTTCACCGCAGATGGCGTCATAGGTAAACAGCACCGCCAGCAGTGAAAGGACGACGGTGACAATGAAGGCGAGATCGACAAAGCGAAAGACGGCGAAGATCGGGTCCTCGGAGTAGGCGCTGTTGCGCAGGCGGGGGGCGTTATCCTGGTTGATCCCGGCCCAGCGACCGATATCGTAGGTCAATCCCGAGACAAATATCTGCATCGGGTCGGGGGTGCGGAATGCTTTGGTCTGAATATTCCGGAAGGAGCTGGTTTCGCGGACCTGTTGGTCGGCCAGCGCCTGGGCGGTTTCGTATTGTTTGACCGAGGATTTGTATTCTGATATCCCGATGAAAACCGAAAGGAGCAGGAGAAAGGCGCAGACGCCAAATGTCACTGCGAATTTCGGGCTCAGCAGGATCGACTTGAGTTCTTTTTGCATCAATATAGTGAACATCCGCTACCTCCTAGCGCACATCGTATCTGAAAAAGGCCACGACCGAGCCGGCGAAAAAGATCAGGTTGAAGAATGCCAGCAAGCCGATATCAAAAAACGCGCGTCCGAAAAGTTCGCCAAGCGCCGGCTGTTGGAAGCTGAATCCGGGCAGTTCGGTAGGGTCGATCTCTTTCGGTTTTTCCGCATTATCGTCGCGCATGATCATGACGATCCGGCCGCTCGGATTGATGCCGGTCTTTTCTTTGAGGAATTTGGCGTAGTCGGTCTGATAGGACATTGCCTGTCGGTAGTATTCATCTTTGAGCGTCATGTCTGTACCGGCCAGTGACGACGCGGCCAGGGTGAACGAGGCAGAGGGGGAGATCCGCGCAATGGCAAAGCTGAGCGCCTGTTGTACCTGCTGGCGGTTGAAGCGGTCCTCGTTAAGCCGATTGCCGAACTCGGAGAATCGTTTGTCGCGGGCATCGGCGAGTGAATCCATAAAACGATTGAATTGCCCCATCATCGCCTGCGGATCAAACTGGTCACCCTCCGTGGCGCCGGTCGGTTTGAACTGCGACATGGAGGTGCGGTCCTCGGTCATCAGTTGCGAGCCGAGTTTCGCTTTTTGCGAGTTGATCTCATCCACCGAGGGGACCTCGACCATTCTTCCGGCGAGCAGAACCGAGGCGCGTGGAATGATCAGGACCGAGGCGATCCAGATAACCAGGAGCATCAGGAAAGAACTCGAGGTTCGCTGGGTGAAGGCGGAGACCATCACCGAGAGGGTGAGGAATGCGCCGACAAAGAGGATTCCGGTCAGGAAGATCATACCGAGGCGGAGCCAATCGGAGCCGGCCATCGGGATCCCCATGATCGGATAGATCAGACTCCCAACGCAGAGGGCCAGCAGGAGAGGGATGGTCAGGGCGAAAAACGCGCCGATCAATTTGCCCAGAATGTAGGTGGCACGCGGGACTCCATTGCTGAACGATA encodes:
- a CDS encoding ABC transporter permease subunit encodes the protein MFTILMQKELKSILLSPKFAVTFGVCAFLLLLSVFIGISEYKSSVKQYETAQALADQQVRETSSFRNIQTKAFRTPDPMQIFVSGLTYDIGRWAGINQDNAPRLRNSAYSEDPIFAVFRFVDLAFIVTVVLSLLAVLFTYDAICGERESGTLLLVFSNAVPRAQYLLAKGIGAWLGLVTPIFLALLLSLLMVLLAGVSLTTEHWIRIGLLMLVSLLFFTTFIVIGLLISALTRRSSVSFLVSLVVWVLFVLIIPRAGVLAAGQMVRVPSVAEIQGARDAFAKDKWHTFHQSLDSLFTSNRSEQPDSMTEDAMWTHLQVQDSLRQLVENSINEYELKLYADLSQRRTVQEQLAFSLSRVSPASAYQLAAMSLAGTDLDLKRRYEDALNTYRTEFVEYSNTKTGDTPGGISISFSSDKGMSFSSPRDQATLDLSDMPAFVHPIQQLGKTIEGIVVDSGLLILYSLLAFAGAFFAFLRYDVR
- a CDS encoding ABC transporter permease, which codes for MLRTIIEKEIRDIVGSSKFAISFGACAVLILLCFVTGALNFQTSQSQYEAAKTENLRQMEGLTDWFSVQQHRIFLPPHPLASLVGGVSNDIGRTTEVRGRGELNAQGSRYGDDPVFAVFRFLDLEFLFQVVLSLLAILLGYDAISGEKERGTLRLSFSNGVPRATYILGKLIGAFFALTIPLLLALCVGSLIYPIMGIPMAGSDWLRLGMIFLTGILFVGAFLTLSVMVSAFTQRTSSSFLMLLVIWIASVLIIPRASVLLAGRMVEVPSVDEINSQKAKLGSQLMTEDRTSMSQFKPTGATEGDQFDPQAMMGQFNRFMDSLADARDKRFSEFGNRLNEDRFNRQQVQQALSFAIARISPSASFTLAASSLAGTDMTLKDEYYRQAMSYQTDYAKFLKEKTGINPSGRIVMIMRDDNAEKPKEIDPTELPGFSFQQPALGELFGRAFFDIGLLAFFNLIFFAGSVVAFFRYDVR